CGAAAGCCCATATATCGATAAACCAGTCGATGTTATATAATCATATTTATCGCGAAACAAGCAAGCTTGCTTTGTGCCTAACAAGCGATGAGCGTTGTTTTTGATTCCTGGGATTCTTAAATACGCTGCAGGGGCCGAGGAACAATAGCGTAGTACCACTAATGAGATGAGGGATGCAGGCGCTCTTCCTTGAAAGTCCACGGAGTGCTACTCTCGGGACgttcaaggaagagatgTGGGGTGGATAAACTCACAGCCAGGTGTGGACGCTCTTGGGTACGTGAACAAAACAATTCCTGATTTGCTTGTGTCGACGAGATGTTTGAGGGTAGTTTTCGTCCCATCATTGAGTTCTACCTCGCCACCAAAGTTGTCCAAGTCGATAGTGTCACCCACAGTTGGAGGTTTCTTGTGTGAGACGTGCGTAGAGcgctcatcttccttgcttgATTGTACCAAGGTTGGACTGGTCTCCTCACTCGCCGTCTCTTTCAACCTTTTGCTCTTATTTTTGGTGGCAGGGTTCTGTGAGGGTGCTTTGCGCTTCCTGAGTTCTACCATGATGCAAAACTGATATTCGAACAGCTGAAGGAGCAATTATCCTTAGTGAGTGGTATGTCGTCCGCGCCTTCTGAGATGCTTTCAATAACGAGGGCACGAGACCGAGAAGGGCCTAAGAATACCTTTTTATATGTCTAGGATCCTTCTAGTAATGAACATCGGGATTATGCAGAGTTTCACACCGACTTTAGTTTCCATGTCGGGAAGCAGCTATGGCCGCTGCGAGTTATTGAAAACCACTTTTTGCGGTGGGTTAAAATAAGTTGACT
The Aspergillus fumigatus Af293 chromosome 4, whole genome shotgun sequence DNA segment above includes these coding regions:
- a CDS encoding thioredoxin peroxidase DOT5, which produces MVELRKRKAPSQNPATKNKSKRLKETASEETSPTLVQSSKEDERSTHVSHKKPPTVGDTIDLDNFGGEVELNDGTKTTLKHLVDTSKSGIVLFTYPRASTPGCTKQACLFRDKYDYITSTGLSIYGLSADSIKANSSFKAKQSLPYPLLCDTASTLISSLGFKKTPRGTTRGVFAVDKQGKVLLLQPGGPDATVDAVQQLISACNIETHGQIKE